The sequence below is a genomic window from Zonotrichia leucophrys gambelii isolate GWCS_2022_RI chromosome 26, RI_Zleu_2.0, whole genome shotgun sequence.
tttttttcctcacttgtTTGAAACTAGTTCCGTGTCGGGGCAAGGAGTAAATCGTCAAGAAGCCTAATGCAGTTGAATGATGAGCTTTCTAAAACTGGCCTTTCTTAATAAGGATTTTCAGTGAGTCAGGGAAGAGTGTTGTGGCATGCAGAACTCTTTGTGTAAATTCTCTGGCGTCAGACTATGGGAATCTTTGGTCTCAAAACCTTGTTCAGCTCAAGGTTTTTCATTGTGCCTCAGCCATGCAAGAGAGGTCATGTCTAACCTGCCAGAAGCCTTTTATTTTACAGAGAGATGCcacctcaggaggaaaaatgctgcttgtaggggaattaaaaataaattaccaaGCCACAGTCATTTTGGAGCAGTTGAGCTCCTTGGGAACAGTGAAAGAATTAAACCAGTGTATATGTCTCaggaacaaaagggaaaaatccccatACACCTCATCAAAACCTCCTCAGCCTTTGCCTTGGATGGCTTTTATTGCCTGTAGTTTTAATTAGTGCTCACAAGTAGATTATATTCTTTGCTGGGAGCTTTTATAGCCAACACCTGGTAGTTTCagctttcaaaaatgttttggatAAATCATTGTGGTTGGATGATGCTTTAGGGTTCACTGAAGGCTGTGAAAGCTCAGTGTGACTCAAAGCAAGAGGTGGCGGAAGCTCCAGTGGGCAGCTTGTGTGGGGAGGGCATGTtcagccattcccagtgctcatGGTGGGTGGGTTGCTCTGTGTTCCAAGAGACCAGACTGCATTGGGAGTCTCTGTGAAGCCTGGCCACTCCCTCGGTGGTCCCACGTGGGTGCTCACAGGTGTGTGTTGGCCCAGGGATCTGCCTGCAGCCAGACACCGGAGATGCGGCTCATCCTGTTGAGTCCCAGAGAGGAAATCAGAGGAAACGGGCTCTGGCTCCTGGGCATAGTTCAGCTGTGGACGTGCCAGGGGCAGCGTCTTGTCAATGATTCCTTTGTTGGAGTGGCGGGTGGCTTGGAGCTGCTCATGATGGTCATGTGTTGCACTGGCCAGGATGCAGGAAAATACCCTGCCAGTGAAAAATCATTGTCTGGGTCACACTAAACTAGTCTTAGCAGCTTACAGAATCCAACctcctgtgcttttctttctctcaccCTGTGTGGGTCTGGGGCATCACTGCAGCCAGGTGTCAGGTGGCTCTGGCAAACCTGGTGCTGTATCAAATAACTGCCGCCAGTACCTCCAGTGCCAGGTAGGAAGGAGCAGGATCTCCCCATGACTCTGGATCACCAGCTGTGCTTTGACCAGGACGCTGGGATCCCAGCCTTGGATGTGCACCAAGTGACACAGAGTGAGTGAAAAGGTGGGAGCCCGTAGTCCTGTAGTGTGTGCTATAGGGATGTGCCAGGTAAATGCTGGCATGTCAGCAGCCATGGATGAGATGGTAATCGCTGTGAGCTGGGGCGGATGCAGGCTATAAATAGGAGGCTGCACCTCTCTGAGCCACCACCACACTGTTTTGAAGTTGTCACTCTGCCTGGCATGACCTCAGGAGCTCTCGAAAAGACTCTCCTGCTCGAAGGTAGCTTTTTCCCTTGAGTGCAAACTTGAGCAGTAGAGAGCTGTGGTGTGTGGGGTGGGCTCTGATGAAGGAACCTAATGCTGTCCCCTTGGCTGGTGGTGCTTAATATGTGACTGAGTGAGGTGGGGGTATTTCTGGCTGtgaggctggggagggctgcAGTCCATCAGAAAATGCCTTCTGAAATCCCTGGGGGTGCACAGGAGTCCTGGGACTGGTAGTAGTTTCTGTGGCTTTGCATGTTGGGACCCTTGTTTGTGAGCAGCTGCCCTTGCTACAGTTCCTTGCTGTGATGccttgtgctgctctcagcttccTGTACCAGCTTTCATCTGGAGTAACAGTGGCTCTGGAGTGTGATGTGGTTCTGCTGCTGTATGGGCCCATGCATGAACAGCCTTCCTTGATGGCCTCTGGATTGCTCCCAGTCAGCCTCTCCGAGGGGATTCCACACCTCAGCAAGCCTGAATTACACCttcctgtttattttgttttctagtCACTTCtagttttgaaatttttaagtGAATTGTTTTTATACTTGGGTGCTTTGTGAAACCTGCCTGAGCCTTTTTGATCAAGGAGGAGAGTTTGGATGCAGTTGGGCCCAGAAGTGCCCTGCAGGGGaaccaggctctgctgggactTCTCTGTGTGGATCCACCTCTGCCTTCTCTGGTGGCATATGGGAGCCTTCCTCGGTCACCACTCAGGCTAAGTTTAGCCATAGCCACTGACCTTTGGGGATGGTGGGTGTGCTGTGACGCCCAACTGCcctttttcagcagaaatagGGGTGTCCTGTTCAGCTCGTGCATGGGGACTTACTTCCCCTCAGTATTTCTGCATTTAATATCCTTggtgtgcagctccagctctagGTGGCCTGGGGCTTCCTGGGATTTTGTAGTGCTGGGGTTGCACTCCAGCAACCCAGATGCTTTgggagctctgcctgtgcagataagtcctggctgctgtcacagaCACTGCCTGTCCTTTCCAGCTTAGGTCAGGGTGTCACGTCTTAAATTTATCACTTAAAAATGTGTGCTGACTGCTGACTGGGCTCTTAAAGGCCAGCTGCAATCTGAGCGTGTGCTTTGGAGTGGCCCACTGTGCTGGTGATCCTGGGCTGCTCTCACCTCATGGATCAACTTTCCTTATGATGGTGGGGGCACTGGTGCTATGCCAGCCTTGCAAACAGAGCTTGAGCCGTGCAGTtgtgtgccaggagcagagatTGTGCTTTCAACTGAGGCAATGCTTTGTCCTTTGCAGATCTTTGATCCCTAACTGAGTCATCGCTGACTTGATTCAAGATGCCACCCGCCATTGGAGGCCCTGCAGGATACACTCCTCCTGaaggaggatggggatgggctGTGGTTGTCGGAGCCTTCATTTCCATTGGTTTTTCCTATGCCTTCCCCAAATCTATCACAGTGTTCTTCAAAGAAATTGAGGTCATCTTCAATGCCTCCAGCAGCAAAGTGTCCTGGATCTCCTCCATCATGCTGGCTGTTATGTATGCAGGAGGTAAGTGGGGTGGAGGCAGTGGTACTTGTGCTCCTGCATCACAGCACAAGATGCTAGTCTCCTGCTGGGACTGGTGGTTCCCACCTGGCTGTGGTGACGCCAACCAAAATTTTGCTAACACTTTGAATTTTCTCCTTATCTGAGAGCAAAACCTCCCTCAATGAGTTTTCTTAAAGGAGGCTGCTCAGAAAGTTCCATTTAATGCCCAGAATGCAAAAACCGGGTTAATCTGTCCTCTGCAAAGCTGTAAAATCTTTCCGGGGAATTATGACTTGTGTAATTCTGCCTTTGTCCTTGTTACAGTGAGTTGCAAATGCTGTGTCTACTCCCAGCATCCTCCTGaaggccagggagctgctctgataCATGTGGCAATGTGGCAACTCTGCTCTTAGGGGCACTTTCAGataagacctttttttttttttttccaatttaggGAATAGTGGGTGTATGTAGGCATCTGTCCTCAGTTTCTTGTCAGCACAGTTGTGCTTGGAGTGCACTGAAGCCTCGTGCCACAAGTTACTGCTTGCTGGTGCCAAGCAGTGCTGTAGGCAGCTTATGCTGTTTGAGAATGGTAGTGTGCACTGGAAGTGCAGAGACATGAGCAGAATAAGGCAAACCCACATAAACTAAAACAGCCCCActccctcccctgtccttcAGAAGCTGCCTTTTGAAGACTTTTAACTCTCTAGCTGGGTACTTCATGCATGTTTTTAGTGGGTGAACAGCATGCAGTGTTCCTGGTCTCCAGACCCTGGGGTCTTGTATGTGCCTGCAAACACAGTCTTGTGCTGGGCTGAAAGAAACACTGTGAGCCTGCTGTTGTGGCCACTTCAGAGGCAAATGGGagcttgtccctgctgccagtCCCCAGCTGGCAGGTTGCCTGCAGCCTTGTTGGATTTGTGCATCCAAAGGAGCTGACGTCAGCTCCCGGCTGAGCACGAGGCTTTTCCTTTGCAGGGAACAGGCTCTGCTTTGTCCTCGCTCAGCTAGCGAAGCGACCagcacatttccctgctccaatGTTGTAACAAGCTTGTAAACCGTGTAACTGTCTTAATGAGACCCAATCTGGGCCATTCCTCCTCTCCCAATAGCTCAGAGCTGGTTCTTCTGGGGGCACTgtctggagctgcctggcagcagggGTAAGAGCTCCCTCCTCCAGTACTGGAGTAGTAGTTGTCCCCATATCCCCCTCCCTCCATGATGATTCTGTCCCTCCTGCTTTCACTGAGCTGTAGCCATTAAATTCCAACAGCTGCTGGTCTTGGTCTGCTTGGCCATATGCTGGTGGCAGGGATGCTGAAAGTACCCCAGATCTACCTGGGtgcatttttcccccagaagGTGGTCAAGTACTGAACAGGCTTCCCACAACAGTGgccacagccccaaggctgccagagctcaaggAGCATTTTGGACAATACTCTCAAGCAGaaggtgggattgttggggttgTCCTTTGAagagccaggagttggactcgatTCTTGAGGATCGCTTCCATCTCAAAACTTTTTATTCATCCCCCAGCTGCTGAAGCACTGGAATTGCTGCTGCCCCATTCATTCCTGCCGAAACCAGACCCTTTATAGAGTCTGAATTGCACTGGAGCAGTCCCAGTGTgcatcccattttccctgtcTCCTAGGACACCTGCCTGCTTGGAGGCTGAAAAAGTAGTTCATCCTCTGGAGTAGTAGAATctcacagagctggggcagcttcTGTCCTGGGTAGGGCTAGGTGTGAGGAAGCAGCACATttccctccagctgccctgtgcAGTCACCATCAGGATGCATGGATGTCATGGTGTCAAATGCTCCTTTGTCAGCCCCATGTGGGGATTAGATTCCATTATTTACGTGTTTTTGGTGGCTTGAGCAATCAAGTTAGATCAGGTAATGTTTAGTCAAAAACACTTCCAGTGAATCTAGAAAACAGGTATGGGTAttgttttcctttagaaaaaggGGGGATGAGGAGAATTGCCCCTAGAGtacctggcactgcccagctgtgTGGCTTCCTGCTGATTGCCCTTTGGAGCCTGCTATTTTCAGGGGGACTTCCCAGAAGAAAGGCTGTGGCTGCATTTAGACTCTTCAGGGGCATCACATTTGCTGAGTTCAAGGTTCAGATTTTGCAAAGTGCTGAGTGCTCTGTGCACCTTGTGAtgtggcagctcccaggtgctgctgctgccccctctcACAGGACCCAGAGCCATGGCCCGTCCCTGGTGGCATTGCACTGGAGCTTCTGGTAGCAGAGAGCAGAATGCTGTGAGGCTGGGAGCAGACTCTGCAGCACCAAGGCTTCTGTAACCTGCTCCAGACTTTGTTTAAACTGGGCAAAAAGGTCAAGTACCATCCAAGGACCCATGAATAACATGTTGACAACCTCTCTGTCTGTTAATGGCAGAGCAAGGTCTGTTAATATTCAATGGATGTTCATTCAGtgtatttaaatacattttagtGTCTGTAGAGCATGCTTGGCAGTTTCTAATCACTGTTTGCTTTGGATTAAAGCGCCTGATACTGAAGCACTTAAAAGGGCAATTGGTCCCTGTCTGCATTAGGGATAGCAGTGAAAACAGAAGCACCCCTTCTCCTGGggcactgctgcttctccccaAGCCCTGAGGAGCTTCACTTGCACCCAGAGAAGGTGTTTCCTCACAGCTTCATCTGGTCTTGATCAGAAACATCTGTCAGGAGATGTGCAGTTGCTTTGTGGCTGAGACCCCAGCTCATGGTGAGTGGGTGGCTGCAAGTAGGGCAGAGCCCCCAGTGCAGCATGAGGCTGGTGGCTTCGGCCTGTCCCAAAGCCCTGTCTCTGGGGGCAGCTGGTGGCCGGGCAGCTCCTCTTTCAGCCCACAGAAGGCAACTTGCTCAGAGAAGTCAAAGCTTTCTGTGCTTCAACAGTTTTCTCTCTCTTATGGttggtttagattagatattgaggaagaaattcttccatgaggatgatgaggccctggcacagagaagtctagaaaagctgtttcttctccatccctggaaatggcCAAGAGTAGGTTGGATTGCAGCAACCTGTTTTAGTaggaaatgtccctgcccatggcaaggagctggaacaagatgatctttaaggtctcttccaacccaaaccattttgtgattctcttgtctccagctgcctctgaaCCTTCTGTCCTTTCCCCTTACCCCAGTTCCCTCCCTGGGAGAAACAATGCTGTGTGAAAGCTGGAATCATCTGGCAGTAAAGATGCAGTGTGCTTGTGTGTGTATTTGGTCTCTCATGCAAAGATAACTCCTCTCTGGTGCATCTCCTTTGTTTGCCCAGGTCCCATCAGCAGCATCCTGGTGAACAAGTATGGCAGCCGGCCCATCATATTAGTAGGCGGCTGCCTTTCCGGCTGTGGGCTGATCGCAGCCTCCTTCTGCAACACGGTGGAGGAGCTCTACTTCTGTATTGGGGTCATAGGGGGTAAGTGGTAGCTCTGCCCTAGTGGGGCAGTGAAAGGAGCAACTTCAACCCAGTAATTATTAGTTGATGTCTGAATTTGCATGAGTTCTGGTTCTTGTCACTGCCTGGGTGCCTCTTtagctggcagcaggggctgatTCCTGCTTATGCCAGCTGGGATGTGGGTGAGTCAGTTGTTGGAATGGACTGTCTGGGGCActggtggaatcaccatccctggaagtgttcaaaaagcATGTAGTTGTCACACTTGGGGCATGTGTTAATGgggacctggcagtgctggggggatGGTTGGACTCCATTTTCTTAGAGGACTTTTCtaacctaaatgattccatgattctaagTTGGAAATGGAGCTGTGAACTCCCCAGAAGTAAAACCTCACTTGTCCTACTAGCCcttctgccagtgctgctggaggcatCCAAGACTTGAGCCCCTTATCTCTCTCCTGCAGGTCTTGGACTTGCCTTCAACCTGAACCCTGCCTTAACCATGATTGGCAAGTACTTCTTTAAGAGGCGTCCACTGGCCAATGGGCTGGCAATGGCAGGCAGCCCTGTCTTCCTCTCTACCTTGGCACCCCTCAACCAGTTCTTCTTTGGCATATTTGGCTGGCGTGGCAGCTTCCTCATCCTGGGTGGCCTCCTGCTGAACTGCTGTGTGGCTGGATCCCTGATGCGGCCCATAGGTCCCAAGCCAGTTCAGAAGAAAGAGACCAATAAGGAAGcacagcaggaggctgggaaaGCGGGGAAAAAGGATGATGGTGACACCAGCACGGACCTCATTGATGGAAAGgccaagaaagagaaaagctcAGTCTTCCAGACAATCAACAAATTCTTGGACCTGACTCTATTCAAACACAGGGGCTTCCTGCTCTATCTGTCAGGCAATGTAATAATGTTCTTCGGGTTGTTTGCTCCCTTGGTCTTCCTCAGCAATTATGCAAAGAGCAAGAAGATTCCTAGTGACTCGGCAGCCTTCCTGCTCTCCATACTGGCCTTTGTGGACATGTTTGCCAGACCTTCCATGGGACTGGTGGCAAACACCAAGTGGGTCAGACCCCGCATCCAATATTTCTTTGCCATTGCTATTATTTACAATGGTGTTTGCCACATCTtgctccccatgtcccccaccTATACTGGCTTCTGCATTTATGCTGGCTTCTTTGGCTATGCCTTTGGCTGGCTGAGCTCGGTTCTCTTTGAGACCCTGATGGACCTGGTGGGAGCTCAGCGGTTCTCTAGTGCTGTTGGCCTGGTGACCATCGTGGAGTGCTGCCCTGTTCTTCTGGGACCCCCTTTGCTAGGTAGGatgtgctgtgcctggagaaCTCACTTGAGGGCATGGTTTTAATGGAGTGGTGCTGGGGTGGTGATTGAACTTTGATCTTAAAAGTCTTtcccaaccttaatgattctatggttCTTTGACTCTGGCTATTCTGCCTGGACTTGCTTAGTGGTGGTGGGTTCCCTTGAGTCATGGGCAGCCCATGGCACTGGGGCAGTAGTAGACCACTGAGGAATGGCCAAGGAAGTGGGATCTGAACCCGTGGCACCGGGTAGGGGAGCAGGGAGTAAAGGAATGTGGGACAGGTCCTTGTCTGAATGTGAGAGTGGTGGGCTTGGGCTGCTCTTGGGAATATCTCCATGACCTGGAGCTGCTTTGGGGGCTTCTTGCTGAACTGTGTACTCTTGTCTTTTAGGGAAACTAAATGACATGTATGGTGACTACAAGTACACATACTGGGCCTGTGGGGTTGTCCTGATCATCGCTGGGATCTACCTCTTCATTGGGATGGGCATCAACTATCGCCTGGTGGCCAAGGAGGAGAAAGcgaagaaggaaaggaaggaggacgAGACCAACATTGATGAGgctgggaagaagaaagaggaaaaaaatgatgtAGCACCCTCACCTCAGAAGAATGTGGAGGGTGGTGTCAAAGAGGAGGAGAGCCGCATGTGAGGGACCAGTCTTAATCCCAGAGTGTCGGGgaagtgctgctgccctgatgtggcagccagggcagagctccgCTGGCGCTGGGGGGCTGTAAGAAGTGTTTAAACCGGGTGTTCATTTTTAAACAGGCTCTGAATTGTCTTTCCATCTGTGTTAAAGGTAACAGGACTACACATGCAGTATCCTCGTGTGTCCAGGGGCAGGGGGCTTTTATAGTCTGGCTTTTTAACAGTAACATGAATGTACTAATATGTGCCTTACAGTCTCCGTATCTAGCTGAATCTGAACGAGCCTTAACTCTAAACTGTGCTTTAGCTCTGTATTCTGCTTGGGTTGGGGGGCGGGGGgtatgtgtgtgttttggggagtttttttgttaaaaagcCATAAAAAAGCAGGATACTGGATTTGTTGAAGCACAATGGGCTTCAGGGCCGGCCCTGGATGAATACTGCTTCATACGCTTCTTACTGCAGGTCCTCTGCAGGGGAGATGCAGGCATGGGGCAAGGTGCTCCTTAACCCTCATGCCCAGTGCCTCCCGGCTCTTTAGGTGGTCTTTAGGTATGTTTTGAAAACACTTTAGCTACTGTAGTTCTTTAAAATCCCTGTTTTTGTAGCTGTTCTCTCATGGGATATTCAGGTTGAAGAAAGATGGCTGGGGTTCTTGTTGGGCAGTGTCACCCActccagggctgtggcagccctGCTTGCCCAAGCCTTCCTTGGGGACTGTTGGAGTCCCCCCTGCCTCCCCACTCTGCCTCAATAGTGCCTCTTCTCAGCCCAGTGCTAGGTGATGTGAAATGGGCTCAGGTTGTGCTGCTGGCATTCACACTGCTGTTGGCTGTGCTGGCCCATCCTGCCCATGGGGTGGGCTTCCACCAGAGCATCCCACCCAGCCAGGTGTTTTGGGTGCCTGACCTTGGGCAGAGTGGTGAGGTGAGTGGAGATGGTACATCCCTGagactttttctgcttttgctctttTATCTGTTAGAGAAACCTCTTTTACTTGCTTCTGTTCAACTGAGATCTTAAGGCGATGGATGCTGAACCTCTCACATCTAGGACACGTAAGGGGGAGGAAAGAATTTGTAcgtatttattttttattttttagtgttGGAAAATATCTCAACGTACGTGGAGCAGGTTAATGGCTCTCAAGTTCTAATAATGTTGATCAGAATTCATGTTAAGAGGCTTGAGTTTTTTCAAATAAACTTGTTTTTTTACAATTTACCTATCAAATGTTGAACTTCTTTCTTAGAAGTGAGATTTCTGTGCGCCAGATGGCATAGATTTAGGGTCAGTTTTGAGGATAGGGTGAGTGGGGCTGTGGTAGGGCCTGACTCTACACTTGCTGCTCGAGCACCCTATGGAAGCTGGACACATACTGAGAGGGTGAGATGCCCCCTTCCAGCTGGAAGAGGAGGCTTTGCTCAGCAGTAGGATGGCAACAGCATAGTGTCCTCATGCACTCTAGTTTTAGAAACCTATAAAAAGCCTCAAGAACTGCCTTGATTGTGAGGGAGAGGGACATGCACTTAAAAGTCTGAATAGTGTGCAGATCCTCTTGCTGTTTCCTTCCAAGCTGAGTGGAACCACACCTGTATGGGCCTGAAACTAAATGAGGGGTTAAATGAAGGTGGTCTTCAGGGAGTTGTTCTGGGGTCTCTGAGTCTGTGGCAGCTTCAAGCCCTGCATTGCAGCTGCTCTCCTTGCTCTCCCTTGCTGCAAGGCccgttttgctttttttggtctAAATCTCTCATAAAGCACCCTgaattgttggggtttttttaaagactgtAGATTATTAAGCCAGGGGAGTATTTTGCAAAAGAGGATGTACAGTTACTGAGCTGTGGTATTGCAAAGCCAGGTAATTGTATTTTTGTAGATGGGTGTCTGGTGGACCCCCAGAGAGATGGGCTCACATCGCAATAACCAACCCCTGGGAAACTTGCCCTGTTATCAAAGTTTTTGTATCTACAGACAAGGTCCCCTCTGTGTGTGGGGTGGTCTCTGGTGGGATTCAGACATTGCTGCAGGAGGGCCTGGGCTCTTCTGCCATACCAAACGTTGGTGATGCCTGTTGGGAAGAGCATCTGTTCTGTGAAATGCAGAATGTGCTCAGCCCTATTCTGCGGGTCCCTACCTCTCGTGGTCATTGGGGGTCCTGTCTGGGCTGTGTCCACAGTTGACATGGGTGTTCCTGTAGCCAGGGCCACTGGAAGAGGCTCACTTAGCTAGGGCAGGAAGCCAACCTTGCTTCTaaggaaaaaagtgtttaaataatttcctgCTGCTTGGATGTGGCTGGCTGGGAACACTTCAGTAGTAAATCCTGGTTGTTCTCTACTGGTGACCTCCATGCCCTCTCTGGAGCTGGGTGTCAGCCCTGTCCTTGTTCCAGGATCTCCTGTGGGACTTGTTCCTCTGATCTGATGCTGTGGAAATGCAGGTAAGAGTGGAAGGTTGGATTGGGAGGAAAAACTTGCTCTTGCCCTGTATTAGGCTAGAAACTAAGTGCCCTGATTGGGGTGGAGCACAGTCCTTGCTATGGCAGGTGTGGCACCCCTTCAGGGCACAGCTTCAGgggctgcccctgtgcctgctcctggtTCAGCTctcaggagcaggagagctATATTTAGTCATGTTATTTCTGTAAGCAAAGTTATCTACAGTGCTGGGAAGTACATGACCTGGGCTCCCAGAGCGTCTCTGTGTTATGTACCTGTAAAACAGGAGCTAAAATTAGGCATAGGGATCGAAAAAGCAGATGGGAGCCCTGGCTTTACCCATGATGATGGCTGAGTGGACAGTGGATGCCCAAACCAGCCCttgtgctccagggctgctctgcaggctgaacCCATTGTGCTGCCTAACTGGAGGAGATGGAGATCCGCTGGATGTGGTTCCTTTGCAAAGGACCACAGTACATCCATGGGGACATGTGTGCTTCCCTGCTCCCCGTGCCAGGAGTTGGGAGAAGTGGGAGTATTGCTGGCCAGATTCCCACCATTCTTCCACAGGTTTCCTTTATGCACCTGGCCACGTTGCCTTCCTTCCTCCAGggacagcaaaataaaattctcttcaTAGCGAGCAGAATTGAGGAAATACTTGGGAGCTAATTCCCCTGGAGTTTGCTTTCCCAAACATCTGAAGTTGCCAGCCAGgattgctgagcagcagctgggggggTTTGAGGGGCTCCTAGaggagcaggctctgctccagctgctggatt
It includes:
- the SLC16A1 gene encoding monocarboxylate transporter 1 isoform X1 — protein: MPPAIGGPAGYTPPEGGWGWAVVVGAFISIGFSYAFPKSITVFFKEIEVIFNASSSKVSWISSIMLAVMYAGGPISSILVNKYGSRPIILVGGCLSGCGLIAASFCNTVEELYFCIGVIGGLGLAFNLNPALTMIGKYFFKRRPLANGLAMAGSPVFLSTLAPLNQFFFGIFGWRGSFLILGGLLLNCCVAGSLMRPIGPKPVQKKETNKEAQQEAGKAGKKDDGDTSTDLIDGKAKKEKSSVFQTINKFLDLTLFKHRGFLLYLSGNVIMFFGLFAPLVFLSNYAKSKKIPSDSAAFLLSILAFVDMFARPSMGLVANTKWVRPRIQYFFAIAIIYNGVCHILLPMSPTYTGFCIYAGFFGYAFGWLSSVLFETLMDLVGAQRFSSAVGLVTIVECCPVLLGPPLLGKLNDMYGDYKYTYWACGVVLIIAGIYLFIGMGINYRLVAKEEKAKKERKEDETNIDEAGKKKEEKNDVAPSPQKNVEGGVKEEESRM
- the SLC16A1 gene encoding monocarboxylate transporter 1 isoform X2 → MAKSPISSILVNKYGSRPIILVGGCLSGCGLIAASFCNTVEELYFCIGVIGGLGLAFNLNPALTMIGKYFFKRRPLANGLAMAGSPVFLSTLAPLNQFFFGIFGWRGSFLILGGLLLNCCVAGSLMRPIGPKPVQKKETNKEAQQEAGKAGKKDDGDTSTDLIDGKAKKEKSSVFQTINKFLDLTLFKHRGFLLYLSGNVIMFFGLFAPLVFLSNYAKSKKIPSDSAAFLLSILAFVDMFARPSMGLVANTKWVRPRIQYFFAIAIIYNGVCHILLPMSPTYTGFCIYAGFFGYAFGWLSSVLFETLMDLVGAQRFSSAVGLVTIVECCPVLLGPPLLGKLNDMYGDYKYTYWACGVVLIIAGIYLFIGMGINYRLVAKEEKAKKERKEDETNIDEAGKKKEEKNDVAPSPQKNVEGGVKEEESRM